The Colletes latitarsis isolate SP2378_abdomen chromosome 1, iyColLati1, whole genome shotgun sequence genome has a segment encoding these proteins:
- the Ns4 gene encoding nucleostemin 4 yields MPHGTRKKPFSGKAKKQQMKIKKQRLNPTLSGGSHSKDDIDDYTSIGRNKYALKFPSESKKELMERREEARKAILPLSYKDQEVAEDYFPPLIDMPKRPPWNMNMSKRELELQEQKYFEEYQNIRRISNISHFELNLETWRQLWRVLEKSDILLFIVDIRYPVLMFPPYLYHYVTKELKKDMILVLNKVDFASPGLVVAWKEYFHETYPKLHILLFTSYPTYNLHGNTEKTQGLQKRRIRGKLKMAAEGAQKLLDICKEIVKDKVDLTSWHEKIQNEMQMEYNLDDINHKDSVTITKEDTSYYEHEQYKNGVLTIGCIGTPNVGKSSLMNALMGKKVVSVSRTPGHTKYFQTIFLTKNVCLCDCPGLVFPSTVPKELQILMGSFPIAQVRDPCSTVKFLAERVDLPKLLRLEHPDKDDTWSAMDICEAWAIKRGFLTARTGRPDTYRAANSLLRMALGGAISIFVYPLNWSVNQEKWENHPEVELVRWIQGKNRTEDTDKDSETEKYSTEEEEEEEEEEEEEEEEESNSDNTSSDESKIRHVVNKFEVLSADL; encoded by the exons ATGCCGCACGGGACGAGGAAAAAACCGTTTAGCGGCAAAGCAAAGAAACagcaaatgaaaattaaaaagcaACGACTAAATCCAACTTTATCTG GTGGAAGTCATAGTAAAGATGATATTGATGATTATACATCCATTGGTCGCAATAAATATGCTTTAAAGTTCCCTTCAGAAAGTAAGAAAGAACTAATGGAACGAAGAGAAGAAGCTAGGAAAGCTATTTTACCTTTATCTTACAAAGACCAAGAAGTTGCAGAAGATTACTTTCCACCATTAATTGATATGCCCAAAAGACCACCATGGAATATGAATATGTCAAAAAGAGAGTTAGAATTACAAGAGCAAAAGTACTTTGAG GAATATCAAAATATAAGAAGAATAAGCAATATTAGCCACTTTGAATTAAATTTAGAAACATGGAGGCAGCTATGGAGAGTTCTTGAAAAGTCTGatattttgttatttattgTTGATATCAGATACCCTGTCTTAATGTTTCCCCCGTATCTGTACCATTATGTAACAAAAGAGCTAAAGAAAGACATGATTTTAGTACTGAACAAAGTTGATTTTGCTTCTCCAGGCTTAGTAGTAGCATGGAAAGAATATTTTCATGAGACCTATCCTAAATTACACATTTTACTGTTTACATCGTATCCTACTTACAATTTGCATGGTAATACAGAAAAAACACAAGGACTACAAAAAAGACGTATAAGGGGGAAATTAAAAATGGCTGCAGAAGGGGCTCAAAAACTATTGGATATTTGTAAAGAAATTGTAAAAGATAAAGTAGATTTGACTTCTTGGCAtgaaaaaattcagaatgaAATGCAAATGGAATATAATCTAGATGACATTAATCATAAAGACAGTGTTACTATTACTAAAGAAGACACAAGTTATTACGAACatgaacaatataaaaatgGAGTATTGACTATTGGTTGTATTGGAACTCCAAATGTTGGAAAGTCATCTTTGATGAATGCATTGATGG GGAAAAAAGTTGTGAGCGTATCACGCACACCTGGACATACTAAATATTTTCAAACTATTTTTCTTACAAAAAATGTTTGTCTTTGCGATTGTCCAGGATTGGTATTTCCATCAACAGTTCCAAAAGAGTTACAAATTTTGATGGGTTCTTTTCCAATAGCTCAAGTTAGGGATCCATGTTCAACAGTTAAATTTTTAGCTGAAAGAGTAGATTTACCAAAGTTATTAAGACTTGAACATCCAGATAAAGACGATACATGGTCCGCTATGGACATTTGCGAGGCTTGGGCTATTAAACGAGGTTTTCTAACTGCGCGGACCGGTAGACCCGATACGTACAGAGCGGCTAATTCATTGTTAAGAATGGCGCTCGGTGGAGCAATTTCTATATTCGTTTATCCATTAAATTGGAGCGTTAATCAAG AAAAGTGGGAGAACCATCCAGAAGTTGAATTAGTAAGGTGGATTCAAGGTAAAAATAGAACAGAAGATACAGACAAAGATTCggaaactgaaaaatattcaacagaagaagaagaagaggaagaagaagaagaagaagaagaagaagaagaagaatctAATTCCGATAATACATCGAGCGATGAATCGAAGATACGACACGTGGTTAATAAATTTGAAGTATTATCTGCAGACTTATGA
- the Pold1 gene encoding DNA polymerase delta 1, catalytic subunit yields the protein MNRKSFTTPSAAKKAKYRDEDEDNYPGSFEAELANMDEVEDDVGDVYQTNEEGPEQENTSSKWSRPPPSQLNPNIDSLIFQQIEIDHYLGVPLPGMPGSKIAPVPIMRMYGVTEQGNSVCCHIHGFSPYLYVSAPSNFMDHHCKPFKDALDKAILKDMRSNPHNIQEAVLAIERVYKQNMYGYTGSEKSLFLKITVAVPRLIAACKRLLENEIIFPTFNHQYRAFESNIDFDVRFMVDRSVVGCSWIELPAKTWKLRGQYGHMLPLTTRCQLEVDVAWDGFISYAPEGEWSKLAPFRILSFDIECAGRKGIFPEPNHDPVIQIANMVIRQGEPEPFLRNIFTLNTCAPIIGCQVISSDKESVMLEKWADFVRQSDPDIFTGYNINNFDFPYLINRAKHLNVKNFEYLGRIKNIKSVIKTQVLQSKQMGRRENKSVNFEGRVSFDLLLVLVRDYKLRSYTLNAVSYHFLQEQKEDVHHSIITDLQNGDAQTRRRLAVYCLKDAYLPLRLLDKLMCIIIYMEMARVTGVSIYSLLTRGQQIKVVSQLLRKTREKDYLMPVHHSQASDEQFEGATVIEPKRGYYSDPIATLDFSSLYPSIIMAHNLCYTTLLNHEKKVKYNIDNDDTTKTPNNSLFVKANLRKGILPEILENLLTARKIAKAELKKETDPLKQKVLDGRQYALKVSANSVYGFTGAQMGKLPCLDISASVTAYGRTMIERTKHEVEEQYCVSKGYKNDAVVIYGDTDSVMIKFGVKTIEEAMELGREAAEYVTSKFVKPIKLEFEKVYFPYLLINKKRYAGLYFTRPDKYDKMDCKGLETVRRDNCPLVANMMNTCLQKLLIDRNPNDAVNYAKQIISDLLCNRIDISQLVVTKELTKTDYAAKQAHVELAAKLKKRDAGIAPKLGDRVPYVFIRATKGTPAYQKAEDPIYVLENNIPIDTNYYLENQLSKPLVRIFEPILGDKAESLLLKGDHTRTKSVVTSKVSALSAFTRKKEVCLGCKAVLTPDREKVALCKYCEPKEAEFFQTELYAGRKLEEKFCRLWTECQRCQGSLHQEVICTSRDCPIFYMRKKVQMELDTQMKRIERFGIPECALDNQSIA from the exons ATGAACAGGAAATCCTTTACAACACCTTCTGCTGCAAAGAAGGCCAAATATCG aGATGAAGATGAGGACAATTATCCTGGCTCGTTTGAAGCTGAATTGGCTAATATGGATGAAGTGGAGGATGATGTGGGAGATGTATACCAAACTAATGAGGAG GGTCCTGAACAAGAAAACACATCTTCAAAGTGGAGTAGACCTCCTCCATCACAATTAAATCCAAACATAGATTCCTTAATTTTTCAGCAAATAGAAATTGACCATTATTTAG GTGTACCCTTACCTGGGATGCCGGGCAGTAAAATAGCTCCTGTACCAATAATGAGGATGTACGGTGTTACAGAGCAGGGAAACTCTGTTTGTTGCCACATCCATGGATTTTCTCCCTATTTGTATGTTTCAGCACCATCTAACTTTATGGATCACCATTGCAAGCCATTTAAG GATGCTCTGGATAAAGCTATTTTGAAAGATATGAGGTCGAATCCACATAATATTCAAGAAGCTGTTTTAGCCATTGAAAGAGTATACAAACAGAACATGTATGGATATACAGGGAGTGAAAAATCACTATTTCTAAAAATCACAGTAGCTGTGCCGAGATTGATTGCCGCGTGCAAGAGATTACTCGAGAACGAAATCATTTTTCCTACCTTCAATCACCAGTACAGGGCTTTCGAAAGCAATATTGATTTTGATGTTAG GTTTATGGTCGACAGATCAGTTGTTGGATGCTCGTGGATTGAATTGCCAGCGAAAACTTGGAAATTGCGCGGCCAGTACGGGCACATGTTACCATTGACTACAAGATGTCAATTGGAAGTAGATGTTGCATGGGATGGTTTTATTAGTTATGCACCAGAAGGAGAATGGTCGAAACTTGCACCATTCAGAATACTTAGTTTCGATATTGAGTGCGCTGGACGCAAAG GTATTTTTCCTGAACCGAATCACGACCCTGTTATACAAATTGCTAACATGGTAATAAGACAAGGAGAACCGGAACCATTTTTACGGAACATTTTCACGCTTAATACATGCGCGCCTATCATTGGTTGTCAAGTTATAAGTTCCGATAAAGAAAGCGTAATGTTAGAG aAATGGGCTGACTTCGTCAGACAGTCGGATCCTGATATTTTTACAgggtataatataaataatttcgacTTCCCTTATTTAATTAATCGAGCAAAGCATCTTAACGTAAAGAACTTTGAATACCTTGgtcgaataaaaaatatcaaatctgtGATTAAAACTCAAGTACTTCAGAGCAAGCAGATGGGACGACGCGAGAATAAATCTGTCAATTTTGAAGGAAGAGTTTCGTTCGATCTATTATTG gTTTTGGTCAGAGATTACAAATTAAGGTCTTACACTTTGAACGCTGTCTCTTACCACTTTCTGCAAGAACAGAAAGAAGACGTTCACCATAGTATTATTACAGATTTACAAAATGGTGACGCACAGACGCGTCGAAGACTTGCTGTTTATTGTTTGAAGGATGCATATTTACCGCTCAGATTGCTGGATAAATTAATGTGTATTATCATTTACATGGAAATGGCAAGAGTTACTGGAGTTTCTATTTACAGTTTATTAACTCGAGGACAACAGATAAAAGTTGTTTCACAACTTTTGAGAAAG ACTCGAGAGAAAGATTACTTGATGCCAGTACATCATAGCCAAGCTAGCGACGAACAATTCGAAGGTGCAACGGTTATAGAACCAAAACGTGGATATTATAGTGACCCAATTGCTACTTTGGATTTCAGTTCCTTGTATCCCAGTATTATTATGGCACACAACTTATGTTATACAACACTGTTGAAtcatgagaaaaaagttaaatataATATCGATAACGACGATACAACTAAAACTCCGAATAACTCTCTATTCGTCAAAGCTAATCTTAGAAAAGGAATACTTCCGGAAATCTTAGAGAACCTTTTAACGGCTAGGAAAATAGCGAAGGCTGAATTGAAGAAAGAGACTGACCCATTGAAGCAAAAAGTTTTGGATGGTAGACAATATGCTTTAAAAGTATCGGCCAACTCTGTGTATGGTTTCACTGGTGCACAAATGGGGAAATTACCGTGCTTGGACATATCGGCG AGTGTAACTGCATATGGACGCACCATGATAGAACGAACGAAACACGAAGTAGAAGAACAGTATTGTGTTTCAAAGGGATACAAAAACGATGCCGTGGTTATATACGGAGACACAGATTCCGTTATGATTAAATTCGGTGTTAAGACAATCGAGGAAGCAATGGAACTTGGGAGGGAAGCTGCGGAATACGTAACGTCAAAGTTTGTCAAGCCTATAAAACTAGAATTTGAGAAAGTGTATTTCCCGTATTTATTAATTAACAAAAAACGATACGCTGGTTTGTACTTTACGCGTCCCGATAAGTACGATAAAATGGATTGCAAAGGTCTTGAAACCGTACGAAGAGACAACTGTCCTTTGGTAGCAAATATGATGAATACTTGTTTACAAAAGTTACTCATCGACAG gAATCCTAATGATGCCGTAAATTATGCGAAACAAATTATAAGTGATCTTTTATGTAATCGTATTGATATTTCTCAGTTGGTGGTTACAAAAGAATTGACTAAGACTGATTATGCAGCAAAACAAGCGCATGTTGAATTAGCGGCGAAACTAAAGAAACGTGACGCTGGAATTGCGCCAAAACTCGGGGACAGAGTACCGTATGTTTTCATAAGAGCTACGAAGGGAACGCCAGCTTATCAAAAAGCGGAGGATCCAATTTATGTGTTAGAGAACAATATTCCTATAGACACGAATTATTATTTAGAAAATCAATTGTCCAAGCCTCTTGTGCGTATTTTCGAGCCAATTCTCGGCGATAAAGCGGAATCGCTTCTGCTGAAAGGGGATCATACGCGCACGAAGTCCGTCGTTACGTCCAAAGTCAGTGCTCTTTCCGCCTTTACGCGTAAAAAGGAAGTGTGTTTAGGCTGTAAAGCTGTGTTGACGCCGGATAGAGAGAAAGTGGCTCTGTGTAAATACTGCGAACCAAAGGAGGCAGAATTTTTCCAGACTGAATTATATGCCGGTAGAAAGTTGGAAGAAAAATTTTGTAGGTTATGGACAGAATGTCAGAGATGTCAAggaagccttcatcaagaagTGATTTGCACGAG tCGTGATTGCCCGATATTCTATATGAGAAAGAAGGTACAGATGGAATTAGACACTCAAATGAAACGTATTGAGAGATTTGGAATTCCAGAATG